DNA from Microbacterium sp. SORGH_AS_0969:
GATCGCGCGCCCGACCGTCGACGCGCAGGTCGGTGAGAGCGCCCGTCACGCACACCCACGTGTCGGCTTCGGCCCGCGCGCGGAAGCCGCCGAGCGCGATCTCGAGACCCGCGGCCCCCTCGGCGTTGCCGACCAGGCGATTGGCGATGCGGAGTGCGGTCCGGTCGAGCGCGCCCGAGCGCGCGACGCCGAGGGCCGCGAGATGCGGACGTCCCAGATCCTGGACGGTGGTGAAGCCGCCGGAGTCGAGAACATGCAGCGCCGGGGCCGGGGCGAGCGCGGTGGCGGGACGGGAGGAGATTCCGGCGCGGGAGGAGGAGTCCGCGCCATCCGGTCCTCCGCTGCGCAGATCCCCTCCGCTCTCGGCACCGGCGAGGGGCCGGGGCCCCTCGACAGGCTCAGGCGGCTCGGGGGAGCCCCCGTCCGCGCGAGGCTCGGCCTCGGAGACTCGGGCGGCCTCGATGCGGGCGGGCTGCGGGACGAAACGCACGCGGGCGCGCGGGGGAAGCAGCACCGGGTCGGCGGCATCCGGATCGAAGAGGACCGCATCGGTCGTCCCGATGAGCCTCCACCCGCCGGGGGTCTCGCGCGGATACGCGCCGCTGAAGCCACCGGCCAGACCCACCGCACCCGCGGGTACACGCGTGCGCGGTTGGGCGAGCCGCGGCACGTCGAACGGCCAGTCCTCGCTCACCAGATAGGCGAAGCCCGGGGCGAAGCCGGTGAAGGCCACCGTCCACGGGGCGGCGGAATGCCGGGTGATGAGCTCGTCGACGCGGATGCCGAGCGAGGCGGCTGTGGAGGTGAGATCGGCGCCGTCGTACCGCAGCGGAACCTCGACGAGGGGGCCGGAGGGGGTGGCATCCGGAGCCGTCCGAGAAGCCGCGTGGATCCAGGCGCGGACGGCATCGAGCGAGATGCGACGCGGGTCGAAGGCGACCAGAACGGTGCGGGCGGCGGGGACGAGGTCGTCGATGCCCGCGGGCGGATCCGCGGCGAGCGCGGCGTGCAGCGCCAGGACGGCGGCGAGGTCCGCGACCTCGGCGAGGACGGCGCGCTCCCCCATCGGCCGCAGCGTCACCACGGTGCGCGCACCTCGACGCCCGCGGCGTCCAGGGCGGCACGGACGGCGCGGGCCATCGCGACCGCCGACGGGGTGTCGCCGTGCAGGCAGAGCGAGGCAGCGGCGACGGCGATGCGATCACCGTCGACCGTCTCGACCTCGCCCTCGCGCACGAGCCGCACCGCGCGCGCGGCGACGCGGGCCGGATCCTCGACGAGGTCGCCGGGTTCGCCGCGTGGGACGAGTCCGCCGTCCGCGGTGTAGCCGCGATCCAGGAAGGCCTCGTGCACGAAGGGAAGACCCGCGGATGCCGCGACCTCGGCGATCACGCCCGGAAGCCCGAGCACGGGGAGGGCACGACCGAGACGCGAGGACAGGTCGACGACGGCGTCGACGACCGCCCGCGCCTGCTCGGCATCGTCACGGACAGCGTGATAGAGCGCCCCGTGGGGCTTCACGTAACGAAGGTCGGCGCCGGCCGCCACGAGCGCGGCGAGCTGCGCGGCGACGCTCGTGCGGAGCGCCGCGACGGCGGGCTGGCGGCAGATACGGCCGAAGTTCTCCCGGTCCGCGTAGGAGGGGTGGGCGCCCACGGCGACGCCGAAGCGCGCGGCCCGCGCCACGGCTTCGCGCATCGACGCAGCATCACCCGCGTGACCGCCGCAGGCGACGTTCGCGCTCGAGATCACGGCGAACATCGCCTCGTCGTCGGCGGTCGGCATCCCGTCGACGGTCTCGCCGAGGTCGGCGTTGAGGTCCACGCGCATGCTGCCCACGGTAGCGCCGCACGGGCGTGGGCTCACCGGCAGTGCGGGTTCACGGCCCCTCAGCTTCGGGGCGCCGTTCCTTCATCGGCGCGGCCCGCGCGCGCCCCGAACGGCGGAAAGCGCCCCGAGCGGGGGACGCGCCCGGCCGGCACGCTCCCGACCCGCGGTCTGCCGGGGCGTGATCGCGCCGACGCGTTACGGCCGCGTGACGATGTGCGCCGGGGGGTGGGCAGACGGGGCCGGGCGGACGAGGATGGACGAATGACCTCCGATGTCGCCGGTCCCCCCGCTCCGGCATCCCCCCAGCCCCTTCTCTCGGTCCGTGATCTCGCGGTCGACTTCGCCACCATGGATGGCCCCGTGCGGGCCGTCGATGGGGTGAGCCTCGACATCCACGCGGGTGAGACCATCGCGATCGTCGGCGAGTCCGGCTCCGGCAAGTCGACGACCGCCATGGCGATCATCGGCCTGTTGGCATCCGGTGGTCGTGTGGCGCGCGGGCAAATCCTGCTCGACGGCGAAGACCTCACGACCTACGGCGAAGCGCGGATGCGCCAGGTGCGCGGGCGACAGATCGGCCTCGTCCCGCAGGACCCGATGTCGAACCTCAACCCGGTCGCGAGGATCGGGACGCAGGTGGCAGAGACGCTGCTCGCCCACGGGCTCGCCGACCGGTCGAGCGTGAAGGGCAGAGTCGTCGAGGCGCTCGAGGCCGCCGGCCTCCCAGACGCCGCGAAGCGGGCGGCGCAGTACCCGCACGAGTTCTCGGGCGGGATGCGGCAGCGCGCCCTCATCGCGATCGGCCTCGCGTGCCGACCGCGCCTGCTCATCGCGGACGAGCCGACCAGCGCCCTCGATGTCACCGTGCAGCAGACGATCCTCGACCAGATCGACAAGCAGACGGACGAGCTCGGCGCGGCCGTGCTGCTGATCACGCACGACCTCGGGCTCGCCGCCGAGCGGGCATCGAGAGTCGTCGTGATGCACCGCGGACGGGTCGTGGAGCAGGGCCCGGCGCGGCAGATCCTGGAGAACCCGCAGCACTCCTATACGAAGTCGCTCGTGGCTGCGGCGCCGTCGGTGGCGGCGGTGCGCCTGCGGCCGGAGGACTTCCGCGGCGACCGGGCGGTCGAGACCCGAGACGACATCGTCGAGATCGAAGGGCTCACCAAGGTCTACCCCGTGCGTGGTCGCGGCGACGACTTCCGCGCCGTCGACGACGTCTCGCTGTCGATCCCCCGCGGCCAGACGGTCGCGATCGTGGGCGAGTCGGGATCGGGCAAGACCACCACGGCCCGCATGCTGCTGAAGGTCGTCGAGCCCACGAGCGGCTCGATCCGCTTCGACGGACAGGACGTATCGGCGCTGAAGGGCGAGGCGCTCCGGCAGTTCCGCCAGAGAGTGCAGCCGATCTTCCAGGACCCCTACTCGAGCCTGAACCCCATGTTCACGG
Protein-coding regions in this window:
- a CDS encoding urea amidolyase family protein, with protein sequence MVTLRPMGERAVLAEVADLAAVLALHAALAADPPAGIDDLVPAARTVLVAFDPRRISLDAVRAWIHAASRTAPDATPSGPLVEVPLRYDGADLTSTAASLGIRVDELITRHSAAPWTVAFTGFAPGFAYLVSEDWPFDVPRLAQPRTRVPAGAVGLAGGFSGAYPRETPGGWRLIGTTDAVLFDPDAADPVLLPPRARVRFVPQPARIEAARVSEAEPRADGGSPEPPEPVEGPRPLAGAESGGDLRSGGPDGADSSSRAGISSRPATALAPAPALHVLDSGGFTTVQDLGRPHLAALGVARSGALDRTALRIANRLVGNAEGAAGLEIALGGFRARAEADTWVCVTGALTDLRVDGRARDLYAPVRVPAGAEISIGPVLAGLRSFLALRGGVLAPLALGSRASDVLAGLGPAPVRAGDVMGAETPASAIPVLDFFPWSVPPTLVEVNIAAGPRADWFAPGAQETLVDTEWEVSTHADRVGIRLDGPELERLRPGELPSEGMRPGAIQVPPHGRPVVLLADGPVTGGYPVIAVVTDATLDALAQVRPGDRVRFRRV
- a CDS encoding 5-oxoprolinase subunit PxpA, which produces MRVDLNADLGETVDGMPTADDEAMFAVISSANVACGGHAGDAASMREAVARAARFGVAVGAHPSYADRENFGRICRQPAVAALRTSVAAQLAALVAAGADLRYVKPHGALYHAVRDDAEQARAVVDAVVDLSSRLGRALPVLGLPGVIAEVAASAGLPFVHEAFLDRGYTADGGLVPRGEPGDLVEDPARVAARAVRLVREGEVETVDGDRIAVAAASLCLHGDTPSAVAMARAVRAALDAAGVEVRAPW
- a CDS encoding ABC transporter ATP-binding protein, encoding MTSDVAGPPAPASPQPLLSVRDLAVDFATMDGPVRAVDGVSLDIHAGETIAIVGESGSGKSTTAMAIIGLLASGGRVARGQILLDGEDLTTYGEARMRQVRGRQIGLVPQDPMSNLNPVARIGTQVAETLLAHGLADRSSVKGRVVEALEAAGLPDAAKRAAQYPHEFSGGMRQRALIAIGLACRPRLLIADEPTSALDVTVQQTILDQIDKQTDELGAAVLLITHDLGLAAERASRVVVMHRGRVVEQGPARQILENPQHSYTKSLVAAAPSVAAVRLRPEDFRGDRAVETRDDIVEIEGLTKVYPVRGRGDDFRAVDDVSLSIPRGQTVAIVGESGSGKTTTARMLLKVVEPTSGSIRFDGQDVSALKGEALRQFRQRVQPIFQDPYSSLNPMFTVERIVEEPLSFYKRGSKADRSKRVRQLMDDVALPASMLRRYPSELSGGQRQRVAIARALALSPELIVCDEPVSALDVLVQAQILELLGDLQREYGLSYLFISHDLAVVRLISDYVCVMKDGRLVEAASSEEVFTNPRDPYTRRLLSSIPGNELGLAG